In the genome of Kitasatospora cathayae, one region contains:
- a CDS encoding polysaccharide deacetylase family protein — MSRTPAAALALATGVEFLHLAPAAVRLRPLRRTVARRTAGYGTTPGHLALTFDDGPDPRSTPYVLDALDELGARATFFLLGAMLERAPGLGRELVLRGHEVAVHGWHHRPQWYPAPARDLRELRRASEAVTDLCGTRPRWYRPPYGVLTAGPALAARRLGLRSVLWTAWGRDWTAEATGDSVYATARPGLTAGATLLLHDSDCASAPGSWRATLAALPLIAAHCRAHALTLGPLRDHAVPPLASAAR, encoded by the coding sequence GTGAGCCGCACACCCGCGGCCGCGCTCGCCCTCGCGACGGGCGTCGAGTTCCTGCACCTCGCCCCGGCGGCGGTCCGCCTGCGGCCGCTGCGCCGCACCGTGGCCCGCCGCACCGCCGGGTACGGCACCACCCCGGGCCACCTCGCCCTCACCTTCGACGACGGCCCCGACCCGCGCAGCACCCCGTACGTCCTGGACGCCCTCGACGAACTCGGCGCCCGCGCCACCTTCTTCCTGCTCGGCGCGATGCTGGAACGCGCCCCCGGCCTCGGCCGCGAACTGGTGCTGCGCGGCCACGAGGTCGCCGTGCACGGCTGGCACCACCGGCCGCAGTGGTACCCGGCCCCGGCCCGCGACCTGCGCGAACTGCGCCGCGCCAGCGAGGCGGTGACCGACCTGTGCGGCACCCGCCCGCGCTGGTACCGCCCGCCGTACGGAGTGCTCACCGCCGGTCCGGCGCTGGCCGCCCGCCGCCTCGGCCTGCGCAGCGTGCTGTGGACCGCCTGGGGCCGCGACTGGACGGCCGAGGCCACCGGCGACTCCGTCTACGCGACCGCCCGCCCCGGCCTCACCGCCGGCGCCACCCTCCTCCTGCACGACTCGGACTGCGCCTCCGCCCCCGGCTCCTGGCGCGCCACCCTCGCCGCCCTCCCGCTGATTGCCGCCCACTGCCGGGCCCACGCCCTCACCCTCGGCCCGCTGCGCGACCACGCCGTGCCGCCCCTCGCCTCCGCCGCACGGTAG
- a CDS encoding glycosyltransferase family protein, with the protein MPHALLVSGSLGQGHDVMAQACADTLRERGWTTCTVDAMALLGQHSGAAGEAVFRRLLDLPGVYDAFHFSALRPGARIALLADAAARRRLVPALRELVAAQRPQLVVSVFATATSAVNRLPRRGFRHLVFCTDVTPHRLWVQQGTDLFLVTSEVAACAVRRYRPDAEVAVLPAPLRQPFYRPPGRAEARDEFGVPPDGPCVLLMSGAWGLGPIARTAASLAAAGPHVLAVAGRNRELERRLRAAARREPRLHPFGYTDRIPALMAAADLVVTSSGDTCNEARALGRRLLLLDVVQGHGRDNLQHELELGHADVATARPPEVVRNALAALGRPEPEPSLGAAPEAWQKGFGAALERVGLG; encoded by the coding sequence ATGCCGCACGCCCTGCTGGTCTCCGGCTCGCTCGGCCAGGGCCACGACGTGATGGCCCAGGCCTGCGCCGACACCCTGCGGGAACGCGGCTGGACCACCTGCACGGTGGACGCCATGGCCCTGCTCGGGCAGCACTCCGGCGCCGCCGGCGAGGCCGTCTTCCGCCGGCTGCTCGACCTCCCCGGGGTCTACGACGCCTTCCACTTCTCGGCGCTGCGCCCGGGCGCGCGGATCGCGCTGCTCGCCGACGCGGCGGCCCGCAGGCGGCTCGTACCGGCGCTGCGCGAGCTGGTCGCGGCGCAGCGGCCGCAGCTGGTGGTCTCGGTGTTCGCCACCGCCACCTCGGCGGTCAACCGGTTGCCGCGGCGCGGCTTCCGGCACCTCGTGTTCTGCACCGACGTGACGCCGCACCGGCTCTGGGTGCAGCAGGGCACGGACCTGTTCCTGGTCACCTCCGAGGTCGCCGCCTGCGCCGTGCGCCGCTACCGGCCGGACGCCGAGGTCGCCGTCCTGCCCGCCCCGCTGCGGCAGCCGTTCTACCGGCCGCCGGGCCGGGCCGAGGCCCGGGACGAGTTCGGCGTGCCACCGGACGGCCCGTGCGTGCTGCTGATGTCCGGCGCCTGGGGGCTCGGGCCGATCGCCCGCACCGCCGCCTCGCTGGCCGCCGCCGGCCCGCACGTGCTCGCCGTGGCCGGGCGCAACCGGGAGCTGGAACGGCGGCTGCGGGCGGCCGCCCGCCGGGAACCACGACTGCACCCCTTCGGCTACACCGACCGGATCCCGGCCCTGATGGCCGCCGCCGACCTGGTCGTCACCAGCTCCGGCGACACCTGCAACGAGGCCCGGGCGCTCGGGCGCCGGCTGCTGCTGCTCGACGTCGTCCAGGGCCACGGGCGGGACAACCTCCAGCACGAGCTGGAGCTCGGTCACGCCGACGTCGCCACCGCGCGGCCGCCCGAGGTGGTGCGCAACGCGCTGGCCGCCCTCGGCCGGCCGGAGCCCGAACCCTCGCTCGGCGCGGCTCCGGAGGCCTGGCAGAAGGGGTTCGGGGCGGCGCTGGAGCGGGTGGGGTTGGGGTAG
- a CDS encoding NAD-dependent epimerase/dehydratase family protein: protein MRIAVTGGCGFIGSHVVDHLIAAGHEVLAVDTTDKYLNPDAEHARIDVLDLPALTSALTGCEVVYHLAAMADVEQVSADPVGAVRTNIDGTEAVLEAARRGGLSRTVLASTVWVYGAAIADGQLDGEEQELDEHVPIELEHSGHLYVTTKLAAEMLVHSYRELYEQHFTILRFGIPYGPRMRDELVVARFVQAALAGRPITIAGDGRQSRNFVYVEDLADAHVRALSPAAEDRTFALQGSTAVSVRDIADTVDRLFGPISIEHIDGRKADYTGRRISSAQAKRLLGWSPRTNFADGVRRYADWYRATAGTPTAG, encoded by the coding sequence GTGCGGATAGCCGTCACCGGGGGCTGCGGGTTCATCGGCTCACACGTCGTGGACCACCTGATCGCGGCCGGTCACGAGGTCCTCGCCGTGGACACCACCGACAAGTACCTCAACCCCGATGCCGAACACGCCCGGATCGACGTCCTCGACCTGCCGGCGCTGACCTCCGCGCTGACCGGCTGCGAGGTCGTCTACCACCTCGCCGCGATGGCCGACGTCGAACAGGTCTCCGCCGACCCGGTCGGGGCCGTGCGGACCAACATCGACGGCACCGAGGCCGTCCTGGAGGCCGCCCGGCGCGGCGGGCTCAGCCGCACCGTGCTGGCGAGCACCGTGTGGGTCTACGGCGCCGCAATCGCCGACGGGCAACTCGACGGCGAGGAACAGGAGTTGGACGAACACGTGCCGATCGAGCTGGAACACAGCGGGCACCTGTACGTGACCACCAAGCTGGCCGCCGAGATGCTGGTGCACAGCTACCGCGAGCTGTACGAGCAGCACTTCACCATCCTGCGCTTCGGCATCCCGTACGGTCCGCGGATGCGCGACGAGCTGGTCGTCGCCCGGTTCGTCCAGGCGGCGCTCGCCGGACGGCCGATCACCATCGCCGGGGACGGGCGGCAGAGCCGCAACTTCGTGTACGTCGAGGACCTCGCCGACGCCCACGTCCGGGCCCTGTCCCCCGCCGCCGAGGACCGGACCTTCGCCCTGCAGGGCTCCACGGCCGTCTCGGTGCGCGACATCGCCGACACCGTCGACCGGCTGTTCGGGCCGATCAGCATCGAGCACATCGACGGCCGCAAGGCCGACTACACCGGGCGGCGGATCTCCTCCGCCCAGGCCAAGCGACTGCTCGGCTGGTCGCCGCGGACCAACTTCGCCGACGGCGTGCGCCGCTACGCCGACTGGTACCGGGCCACCGCCGGCACCCCGACCGCCGGCTGA
- a CDS encoding DegT/DnrJ/EryC1/StrS family aminotransferase, with translation MGVPAARIVFDENDRAAVADAVTEMLTTGALTLGPWTERFEQAFAAEHGASHAVAVSSGTAALEVILRTVDVRGRDVVVPAVTFYATAGAVLHAGGRPVFADVDPATLALSPETLAAALTPDTAAVVLVHIGGLVTPQVGALRALCDRHGVPLIEDAAHAHGSSHDGRAAGTFGLAGAFSFYPTKVTTSGEGGMILTESPELRDEARIFRDQGKGSFTTNHHVRLGYAWRMSELHAAVGTVHLRRLKEFIETRRAVARRYDTALAALDGLEPVLEPPGCRGNYYKYVALLPRGVDRAAFKRAVAEEHGVRLSGEVYDLPLHLQPVLAPYRRGPLPAAEDVCARQICLPVHSDMTEDETEQVIEAVSAVHRRLAG, from the coding sequence ATGGGCGTTCCAGCCGCCCGCATCGTGTTCGACGAGAACGACCGCGCGGCCGTCGCCGACGCGGTGACCGAGATGCTCACCACCGGTGCCCTGACCCTCGGCCCGTGGACCGAGCGCTTCGAGCAGGCCTTCGCCGCCGAGCACGGCGCCTCGCACGCCGTCGCGGTGAGCAGCGGCACGGCGGCGCTGGAGGTGATCCTGCGCACCGTCGACGTCCGCGGCCGGGACGTGGTCGTCCCCGCCGTCACCTTCTACGCGACGGCCGGCGCGGTGCTCCACGCGGGCGGCCGTCCGGTGTTCGCCGACGTCGACCCGGCCACCCTCGCGCTCTCCCCCGAGACCCTCGCGGCGGCCCTCACCCCGGATACCGCGGCCGTCGTACTCGTCCACATCGGTGGACTGGTCACCCCGCAGGTGGGCGCGCTGCGCGCGCTCTGCGACCGGCACGGCGTCCCGCTGATCGAGGACGCCGCGCACGCCCACGGCAGCAGCCACGACGGCCGCGCCGCCGGGACCTTCGGCCTGGCCGGGGCCTTCTCCTTCTACCCGACCAAGGTCACCACCAGCGGCGAGGGCGGGATGATCCTCACCGAGTCGCCGGAGCTGCGTGACGAGGCCCGGATCTTCCGCGACCAGGGCAAGGGCTCCTTCACCACCAACCACCACGTCCGGCTCGGCTACGCCTGGCGGATGAGCGAGCTGCACGCGGCCGTCGGCACCGTGCACCTGCGCCGGCTCAAGGAGTTCATCGAGACCCGCCGGGCCGTCGCCCGCCGGTACGACACGGCACTGGCCGCACTGGACGGACTGGAGCCGGTGCTCGAACCGCCCGGCTGCCGCGGCAACTACTACAAGTACGTGGCGTTGCTCCCCCGCGGCGTGGACCGTGCCGCCTTCAAGCGGGCGGTGGCCGAGGAGCACGGGGTGCGGCTGTCCGGCGAGGTCTACGACCTGCCGCTGCACCTGCAGCCGGTCCTCGCCCCGTACCGGCGCGGGCCGCTGCCGGCGGCCGAGGACGTCTGCGCCCGGCAGATCTGCCTGCCGGTGCACTCCGACATGACCGAGGACGAGACCGAGCAGGTGATCGAGGCCGTCTCGGCCGTGCACCGGCGGCTGGCCGGGTAG
- a CDS encoding MMPL family transporter — protein sequence MATFLYRLGRGAFARRWLVALLWVAVLAVGGVLAAKAPAAPDDGFSMPGTEAQKAFDLMNERFPGGHADGASARLVFVAPSGQKITAAPNQQIVEKTVGELAHGEQVTSAVDPFKTKGAVSKDGTTAYATVSYSAKAGEVSKGATDALQQAAQHGRDAGLKVEIGGNALMAKPEAGGSSEAIGMALSAVVLMITFGSLVAAGLPLLTAVIGVGLGMSLITALGSTLGLSSTTGTLAMMLGLAVGIDYAVFIVSRYRAELSEGRTPQEAAGRAVGTAGSAVVFAGLTVVIALAGLSVVGIPMLAKMGMAAAGTVVIAVLVALTLVPALLGFLGRKVLPRKVRKAEKAGVAVQPAGAKENGGARWARFVTRRPLAVLLLGVVGLGVLAAPALDLRLGLPGDEAKPTSTTQRRAYDLLSEGFGPGFNGPLTVLVDVKGTADPKAAAGEVAKAVSGVPGVATVTPPMFNKAGDTALLNAIPATGPAEAATKDLVHTIRGQAAGLKKSTGATVLVSGTTAMNIDVSQKLTDALLPYLAVVVGLAVLLLMVVFRSVLVPLKAALGFLLSVAAALGAVVAVFQWGWLAKLIGVEQTGPVMSMMPIFMIGVVFGLAMDYEVFLVTRIREGFVHGEQPGEAIVTGFRHNARVVTAAAFIMIAVFAGFIGMSEPMIKMMGLGLAAAVAFDAFVVRMTIVPAVLALLDRRAWWLPRWLDRLIPDVDVEGSKLHTAAPEPAPARESVTI from the coding sequence GTGGCAACGTTCCTCTACCGCCTGGGCCGAGGGGCCTTCGCCCGGCGCTGGCTGGTGGCCCTCCTGTGGGTCGCCGTGCTGGCGGTCGGCGGAGTCCTGGCGGCCAAGGCGCCCGCCGCACCCGACGACGGCTTCTCGATGCCCGGAACGGAGGCGCAGAAGGCCTTCGACCTGATGAACGAGCGCTTCCCCGGCGGCCACGCCGACGGCGCCTCGGCCCGCCTGGTGTTCGTCGCGCCCTCCGGCCAGAAGATCACCGCCGCGCCGAACCAGCAGATCGTGGAGAAGACGGTCGGCGAACTCGCCCACGGCGAGCAGGTCACCAGCGCGGTGGACCCGTTCAAGACGAAGGGCGCCGTCTCCAAGGACGGGACGACGGCCTACGCCACCGTCAGCTACTCCGCCAAGGCGGGGGAGGTGTCCAAGGGCGCCACCGACGCGCTCCAGCAGGCCGCCCAGCACGGACGCGACGCCGGGCTCAAGGTCGAGATCGGCGGCAACGCGCTGATGGCCAAGCCCGAGGCGGGCGGCAGCAGCGAGGCGATCGGCATGGCGCTGTCCGCGGTCGTCCTGATGATCACCTTCGGCTCGTTGGTCGCCGCCGGCCTGCCGCTGCTCACCGCCGTGATCGGCGTCGGCCTCGGCATGTCGCTGATCACCGCACTCGGCAGCACGCTCGGCCTCTCCTCGACCACCGGCACGCTGGCCATGATGCTCGGCCTCGCCGTCGGCATCGACTACGCCGTGTTCATCGTCTCCCGCTACCGGGCCGAGCTCTCCGAGGGCCGCACCCCGCAGGAGGCGGCCGGCCGGGCCGTCGGCACCGCCGGCTCCGCAGTGGTCTTCGCCGGGCTCACCGTGGTGATCGCCCTCGCCGGGCTCTCCGTGGTCGGCATCCCGATGCTCGCCAAGATGGGCATGGCCGCCGCCGGGACGGTCGTCATCGCCGTGCTGGTCGCGCTCACCCTGGTGCCCGCCCTACTCGGCTTCCTCGGCCGCAAGGTGCTGCCCCGCAAGGTCCGCAAGGCCGAGAAGGCCGGCGTCGCGGTCCAGCCGGCCGGGGCGAAGGAGAACGGCGGCGCCCGCTGGGCCCGGTTCGTGACCCGCCGCCCGCTCGCGGTGCTGCTGCTCGGCGTGGTCGGCCTCGGCGTGCTCGCCGCCCCCGCGCTCGACCTGCGGCTCGGCCTGCCCGGCGACGAGGCCAAGCCCACCTCCACCACCCAGCGCCGCGCCTACGACCTGCTGTCCGAGGGCTTCGGCCCCGGCTTCAACGGCCCGCTGACCGTCCTGGTGGACGTCAAGGGCACAGCGGACCCGAAGGCCGCCGCAGGCGAGGTCGCCAAGGCCGTCTCCGGCGTGCCCGGGGTGGCCACCGTGACGCCGCCGATGTTCAACAAGGCGGGGGACACCGCCCTGCTCAACGCCATCCCGGCCACCGGCCCGGCCGAGGCCGCGACCAAGGACCTGGTCCACACCATCCGCGGCCAGGCCGCCGGACTCAAGAAATCCACCGGGGCGACGGTCCTGGTCAGCGGTACGACGGCGATGAACATCGACGTCTCGCAGAAGCTCACCGACGCGCTGCTGCCCTACCTCGCGGTGGTCGTCGGCCTGGCGGTCCTGCTGCTGATGGTGGTCTTCCGCTCCGTCCTCGTCCCGCTCAAGGCCGCGCTCGGCTTCCTGCTCTCGGTGGCCGCCGCGCTCGGCGCGGTCGTCGCGGTCTTCCAGTGGGGCTGGCTGGCCAAGCTGATCGGCGTGGAGCAGACCGGCCCGGTGATGAGCATGATGCCGATCTTCATGATCGGCGTGGTCTTCGGCCTCGCGATGGACTACGAGGTGTTCCTGGTCACCCGGATCCGCGAGGGCTTCGTCCACGGCGAGCAGCCCGGCGAGGCCATCGTCACCGGCTTCCGACACAACGCCCGGGTGGTCACCGCGGCCGCCTTCATCATGATCGCCGTCTTCGCGGGCTTCATCGGGATGAGCGAGCCGATGATCAAGATGATGGGCCTGGGCCTCGCCGCCGCCGTCGCCTTCGACGCCTTCGTGGTCCGGATGACGATCGTCCCGGCCGTCCTCGCCCTGCTCGACCGCCGCGCCTGGTGGCTCCCGCGCTGGCTCGACCGGCTGATACCGGACGTCGACGTCGAGGGCAGCAAGCTGCACACCGCCGCCCCCGAACCGGCCCCGGCCCGGGAATCGGTCACCATCTAG
- a CDS encoding sensor histidine kinase has product MSDTWQRLRREHPRLLDAAGGLALIAVTGLGVTVDQTTGHFAPVDPTTGVLALIAAAAVFFHRRHPRTVAAVALVCTMLLTPLSPKLTPMLATPLLLALYFLAVHTDRATALRASIATAVLLTGTSLLTGPGGPIGERIGVLAWALLPGALGDSIRNRRAQLAEIEQRAERAERTREEEARRRVADERIRIARDLHDVVAHHIALANAQAGIAVHLMDSHPVQAREVLSHITDATGSALQELRATVGLLRRAEEPAPLEPAPGLDRLPELINTFERAGLPVRLTVEGESRPLSPGVDLTAFRIVQESLTNVAKHAHGADAEVTLSYRGNRVAVSVANGRPTTTGRPRTALLPPPAPGESGFGLIGMRERAGAVGGRLTADRRPDGGFLVTAELPLRTGARDDVEPWTDVPTRPDGATEPGSPAAPAAKDRPAHAFWRDCTVRPARTSGSDRSGADPTDSADSPGSPGSPGSTRQDRAIRKDKDHA; this is encoded by the coding sequence ATGAGCGACACCTGGCAGCGCCTGCGCCGCGAGCACCCCCGGTTGCTCGACGCCGCCGGAGGCCTGGCCCTGATCGCGGTCACCGGCCTCGGCGTCACGGTCGACCAGACCACCGGGCACTTCGCCCCGGTCGACCCGACCACCGGCGTCCTCGCCCTGATCGCCGCCGCGGCCGTGTTCTTCCACCGCCGCCACCCGCGCACGGTGGCCGCCGTCGCGCTCGTGTGCACCATGCTGCTCACCCCGCTCAGCCCCAAGCTCACCCCGATGCTGGCCACCCCCCTCCTGCTCGCGCTCTACTTCCTCGCCGTCCACACCGACCGCGCCACCGCCCTGCGCGCCTCGATCGCCACCGCCGTCCTGCTCACCGGGACGTCCCTGCTGACCGGCCCGGGCGGCCCGATCGGCGAACGGATCGGCGTCCTCGCCTGGGCCCTGCTGCCCGGCGCCCTCGGCGACTCCATCCGCAACCGCCGCGCCCAGCTCGCCGAGATCGAGCAGCGCGCCGAACGCGCCGAACGCACCCGCGAGGAGGAGGCCCGCCGCCGGGTCGCCGACGAGCGGATCCGGATCGCCCGCGACCTGCACGACGTCGTCGCCCACCACATCGCCCTCGCCAACGCCCAGGCGGGCATCGCCGTCCACCTCATGGACAGCCACCCGGTGCAGGCCCGCGAGGTGCTCAGCCACATCACCGACGCCACCGGCTCCGCCCTCCAGGAGCTGCGGGCCACCGTCGGGCTGCTGCGCCGCGCCGAGGAGCCGGCCCCGCTGGAACCCGCCCCCGGCCTGGACCGGCTTCCCGAACTGATCAACACCTTCGAACGGGCCGGCCTGCCGGTCCGCCTCACCGTCGAGGGCGAGTCCCGGCCGCTGTCACCGGGCGTCGACCTCACCGCCTTCCGGATCGTCCAGGAGTCGCTGACCAACGTCGCCAAGCACGCCCACGGCGCCGACGCCGAGGTCACCCTCTCCTACCGCGGCAACCGGGTCGCCGTGAGCGTCGCCAACGGCCGCCCCACCACCACCGGCCGCCCCCGCACCGCCCTACTGCCCCCGCCCGCCCCGGGCGAGAGCGGCTTCGGCCTGATCGGCATGCGCGAGCGGGCCGGCGCGGTCGGCGGCCGCCTCACCGCCGACCGGCGGCCCGACGGCGGCTTCCTGGTCACCGCCGAACTCCCGCTGCGCACCGGAGCCCGCGACGACGTCGAGCCCTGGACGGACGTCCCCACCCGCCCCGACGGCGCGACCGAGCCGGGCAGCCCGGCCGCGCCCGCCGCCAAGGACCGACCAGCCCACGCGTTCTGGCGCGACTGCACCGTCCGGCCCGCGCGCACCTCCGGCTCCGACCGGTCCGGCGCCGACCCGACCGACTCCGCCGATTCTCCGGGCTCTCCCGGCTCCCCCGGCTCCACCCGACAAGATCGCGCCATCCGAAAGGACAAGGATCACGCATGA
- a CDS encoding response regulator transcription factor: MTIRVLLADDQALLRGAFRVLIDAEEDMEVVGEAADGREAVELARATKPDIVLMDIRMPGADGLGATAEICADEELSGTRVLILTTFEIDEYVAQALRAGAGGFLGKGADPKELLAAVRTVAAGDALLSPAATRAVIDQFLAQPDPAAAAPAERLSVLTAREREVMSMAATGLTNEEIAVRMFVSPFTVRTHVHRAMAKLDARDRAQLVAIAYQSGLVPPGRPS; encoded by the coding sequence ATGACCATCCGCGTGCTGCTCGCCGACGACCAGGCCCTGCTGCGCGGTGCCTTCCGGGTGCTGATCGACGCCGAGGAGGACATGGAGGTGGTCGGCGAGGCCGCCGACGGCCGCGAGGCGGTGGAACTCGCCCGGGCCACCAAGCCCGACATCGTGCTGATGGACATCCGGATGCCCGGCGCCGACGGCCTCGGCGCGACCGCCGAGATCTGCGCGGACGAGGAGCTGTCCGGCACCCGGGTGCTCATCCTGACCACCTTCGAGATCGACGAGTACGTGGCCCAGGCGCTGCGCGCGGGCGCCGGGGGCTTCCTCGGCAAGGGCGCCGACCCGAAGGAACTGCTGGCCGCCGTCCGCACCGTCGCGGCCGGCGACGCCCTGCTCTCGCCCGCCGCCACCCGGGCCGTGATCGATCAGTTCCTCGCCCAGCCCGACCCGGCCGCCGCGGCGCCCGCCGAGCGGCTCTCCGTCCTCACCGCCCGCGAGCGCGAGGTGATGTCGATGGCCGCCACCGGACTGACCAACGAGGAGATCGCCGTGCGGATGTTCGTCAGCCCGTTCACCGTCCGCACCCACGTGCACCGGGCGATGGCCAAGCTGGACGCCCGGGACCGGGCGCAACTCGTCGCGATCGCCTACCAGTCCGGACTGGTCCCGCCCGGCAGACCGTCCTGA
- a CDS encoding DUF4097 family beta strand repeat-containing protein — protein MGGTTMLQYRSQQRRAGALVVAGLAIAVLTACDPVGTEFSDDATVPDGITAVKIDDSTGDITVRGKAGAGSASVHRKITYHDGRPGTTTRVDGGILVLGGCGHDCSVSYTVELPAGLPVSGGTSAGGIHLSQVGEVSVHTDAGDISVDQASGSVDLRADDGEISGTSLKGDRIQAKTDNGGIKLDPGKAQDIKASTDNGEIHLTVPNGSYRVSAGTDVGEKHIGVQNDPNGKYKLDLGTDVGDITVTTG, from the coding sequence GTGGGGGGAACCACCATGCTCCAGTACCGCAGCCAGCAGCGTCGTGCCGGGGCTCTCGTGGTCGCCGGGCTCGCCATCGCGGTGCTCACCGCCTGCGACCCGGTCGGGACCGAGTTCAGCGACGACGCCACCGTCCCGGACGGGATCACCGCCGTCAAGATCGACGACTCCACCGGAGACATCACCGTCCGCGGCAAGGCCGGCGCCGGCAGTGCCTCCGTCCACCGGAAGATCACCTACCACGACGGCAGGCCCGGGACGACCACCCGGGTCGACGGCGGGATCCTGGTGCTCGGCGGCTGCGGGCACGACTGCTCGGTGAGCTACACCGTCGAGCTGCCCGCCGGGCTGCCGGTCAGCGGCGGCACCTCCGCCGGCGGGATCCACCTCTCCCAGGTCGGTGAGGTGTCGGTGCACACCGATGCCGGCGACATCTCGGTCGACCAGGCCTCCGGATCGGTCGACCTGCGCGCCGACGACGGTGAGATCAGCGGCACTTCGCTCAAGGGCGACCGGATCCAGGCCAAGACGGACAACGGCGGGATCAAGCTCGACCCCGGCAAGGCCCAGGACATCAAGGCCAGCACCGACAACGGCGAGATCCACCTCACCGTCCCGAACGGCTCCTACCGCGTCAGCGCCGGGACGGACGTCGGCGAGAAGCACATCGGCGTCCAGAACGACCCGAACGGCAAGTACAAGCTCGACCTGGGGACGGACGTCGGCGACATCACCGTCACAACGGGCTGA
- a CDS encoding PRC-barrel domain-containing protein encodes MADIREWRGQPVVDEKGHRIGTLESVYVETSTDEPFFATVMTGFTNRRLVFVPLEGSVAGPAYLRVPYPKSKVKQAPAIGTDDILPATDEPEVFAYYELPYATGAGGERRLARR; translated from the coding sequence ATGGCGGACATCCGCGAGTGGCGCGGCCAGCCGGTGGTCGACGAGAAGGGCCACCGCATCGGCACGCTGGAGTCGGTCTACGTCGAGACCTCCACCGACGAGCCGTTCTTCGCCACCGTCATGACCGGCTTCACCAACCGCCGGCTGGTCTTCGTCCCGCTGGAGGGCTCGGTGGCCGGCCCGGCCTACCTGCGGGTGCCGTACCCGAAGAGCAAGGTCAAGCAGGCGCCGGCGATCGGCACCGACGACATCCTGCCGGCCACCGACGAGCCCGAGGTCTTCGCGTACTACGAGCTGCCGTACGCGACCGGGGCCGGGGGCGAGCGCCGACTGGCCCGCCGCTGA
- a CDS encoding metal-sensitive transcriptional regulator, producing the protein MQVDEEAVGAVLNRLRRAQGQLAGVIAMIEAGRDCKDVVTQLAAVSRALDRAGFKIVASGMRQCMAAADEDSAPMSEAELEKLFLALA; encoded by the coding sequence ATGCAGGTGGACGAGGAAGCGGTCGGCGCGGTCCTGAACCGACTGCGTCGGGCCCAGGGCCAGTTGGCCGGGGTGATCGCGATGATCGAGGCCGGTCGGGACTGCAAGGACGTCGTCACCCAGCTCGCCGCCGTCTCGCGCGCCCTGGACCGGGCCGGGTTCAAGATCGTCGCGAGCGGGATGCGCCAGTGCATGGCCGCCGCCGACGAGGACTCCGCGCCGATGAGCGAGGCCGAGTTGGAGAAGCTGTTCCTCGCCCTGGCCTGA